The following is a genomic window from Hypomesus transpacificus isolate Combined female chromosome 14, fHypTra1, whole genome shotgun sequence.
TCTTCAGCAAAGGCAGAGCTGAGGAGGATTCTCCCTGACGGTACTGTAGCATAGGAGACGATGGAGCGTGCCAGTAAACCACAGTATTTTATAGGGGTGAGTATAGCGGTAGGGTTCAGTGGGAGAAAACCTGACAGCTGATCTAGAATGTTGCAGGTTAAAATCTCCCTTCTgtgagtctgctaaatgaaaacatgacaTGACATCACGACATGGGATGTGTCGAAGATTCCCCTCACCTGGGCAGGATCCGGCATGGTGTGCACCTCTCCAGACTGGTTCCTATGACAACCCAGGGGATGTGGTTGCTCATACCCATCCAGGCCTGCTGGGATGGCCACCTGGAACAGTCCTgacacatgtacagtacatgcatgCTCCCAGGACACTCACATACTCTCATTAAGAAGTTTGACCATTTACCTTTTTTACATACAAGTTACTATTGCAACAGTTACGTATTTTTCAACTTTCAAAATGTATATTACTGTAGCTCAATATGCCCTATGTTAATGGTTGACTACGCTGCTCTAATGGAAACATCTCCGCTCACCTGCAACAGGAGAAGGGTCAGACCGCACAGAGGACTTTGCAACATTTCACGTATTCCTTTAAATTAATTATCACTTACTTTATTATAACTTAATAAAGTGTTTGATAACGCTTCGTGTCTGATGATAGTCGATTAATGAAAGTCGTCATTTATATTGGCTCCTGTTGTGAGTTACGGTAAACTATGATGCCGTTTTGGTTGTGGTCTATGTCTACACTCATTCAGGGGAGGGGACTGTTTTGGGGTAAACCATTAACCACCATTCTTTTCAAATAAGAGATAAGGGCATGAGTCTGAGGGTGTAATATCATTTAGGATCAACAATACAGGTCAACATCAAGTATAGAGAAATTCCCCTTCAATGTGAAATATAATTTATGACATAAAATCTTTGCTTTTAACATATCCGTTATTTAAACAATGACCTCTTCAGGAAGGGTAAACTAGGGTGACGTTTTGGTTGTGTATACACTCCACTCATCCAGAGAAGGGGACCGTCTCTGGGTAAACCATTAACCACAATGCTTCAGGACTgaaagagggggacagagaatgTGAGTCTGAGATCGAGAGTGAAAGAGGGGGGAAAATGGACAGAGATTATATCagcaaaagaagaagaaattagagaaagagaaactagCGTCCAGTGCATCTTGGACATGGATTAAGGACATGACAGACTTACAGCAAAATCTATATCGATGTATGTTTTACCCAACAAGACAGGAAAAACATTCAGGCTTTATGGACAAGATACAAAAACTTTAAAACCAAAAAAGCTTTTGAACCTTAACATTTTCTCTGGCAAAATTGGTCAGAAGGTTAAAAATAGAGAACTTTCCATTCCATTTCTAACATAGTTTATGACATTAAATGTTTACATCTTTTACATTACCCCAAATAATACAAACTCCAGCTTGAGAGAGGTAGTGTTCGGTCTAAACCTTTCTCCCTGACTAATCAGGTTCCctactacacacacatcacaacagCTTGGAGGAGGGCCTTGTCAAGCAGTCTGAAAACAACGCCTGAGACGAACTTTGACCCTAAAGATCTTGGCCCGCGGGGACGGAAGAGGGAGACGCAGTGAAGAAGTGACGGCCAGTCTTCATGTGTTTATGTCCTATTCCCCTTGTCTGAAAGGGTTAGTAGGGTGATTGGAGATACTGCGGACATGGTGTAACACACTGGACAAGGTATTTAAAGTGAAACTAAGATTGAGACGTTATGAGTAATTGATTAAGTAAGGGGGCGagtttggataaaagtgtgtgcgtgcgtgtcagagagagagatcgaaaaGAGTAAAGGAGTTCCTGTTGACCTATACATGTTTGATTTATCCTAAAGGTgttattacatttaaaaaatatccTTGCTAGTCTGGTGTAGCTCAAAATGtattgttgtattccttctgctctcctctcagaTGACTCAGAACATGTTCCAGGAAGGGCTGTACCATGTGTTCTTTAAGGAGAGACCCCCGGCCCGCATGGGCCACCCTGTTACTGTGACAACCAACCAGGAGCCATTGAGGGATGTCCGGATTGGCCGCTGGTTTGGGACGGTTGTTAACACCCACCTACTGATAATTGGGGTTAGATCAAGAGCTGAGAGTTGTGATGTAGTCATGAATGTTGTGATGTAGTCATGAATCCGTGCTAATGTACATCccaacacatactgtacatactctAACTATCCACCTCCTTGTTACACTCTTCATCTATCAGGTGATGCAGGTCTTTGGTGCTCTGGCTACCATCCTCACCACGGTAACCTATGCCTGTGTTAGGTTCAGCTGCTCTGTTACCATGATGACACCGATCTGGTCGAGTCTGTTTGTAAGTGTATAATGTAGATGGTCTGGTTAGGGCTAGTTCTGTGACAATGACTGGTGTACTCTCGGCACACTTACTGTGGTGCTCAAGACAAACATACATATTGTAAGTTGCTTTGAATAAAAACAGTCTGCTTCACAAGTGAAATGCAAAAATGTCAAGGTAAAATCAAAGCTAGCCATATCCATATTTTTGGGGGTTCAAACCATAAACATGTGGCACTTGTGTTGTGATGTGTCTTTACAGTATGTGGCCACTGGGGGGCTGACAATCGAAGTGCAGAGAAAACCAAATAAACTCAAGGTGACTGGCCAACTTTCGGTTTCTATTTGAAAGAGTTCATTAGTGTCGTCCATAGAGGGCACTTTCTGtgatgtgtttcatgtgttgtgtACTTTAAGCTCACTTTGTTTAAACAGGTAACTACAATGATTGGCCTGAACATCTTGAGTCTTCTGATGGGGACCTGTACCCTACTGGCCTTCAGCCTTATTGTGATAAAGCCCAGAGCTCTGACAGATCAGCAGGTaactacattttacatttcgtcatttagcagtcgctctgaaccagagcgacttacagtaagtacagggacattctccctgaggcaagtagggtgaattgccctGCCCAAGAACagaacttcatttggcacggccggcaATCGAACCAActaccttctgattaataaccgctcagccatctgacccccatctgACCCCGTAACTAACTACTCACGGGTCACAATCTCAATCCAGCCGCAGACCACCTCCTTGTTCTGCATGGTCCAATCATGACCAGGATACATTCTACACCCATTCAGTCATTCATCATCACAGAGTAGTTTGCACACTGAGTGAGTGATGTCATCATCATGCCTGTCCGTCTGTCAGCGCACTGGTTCGAATGTGGCAAAAGGCAGCTCTATAGCCTTCACAGTGCAGTGCCTGGTGGCATCAGTGTACACTCTGTTCCTGTCCTGGAGAGGCCTGCGCCGCTACGGAGATCCCACCAGCCAGACTTACAGCCGCCTCTCTCAGGCAAGTAAGCACACATGGATCGACCACACATGAACTTCAGCACAGGCAAGTGAACAGGAGAGGGTGAAGCGTGTCAGTAAATATTTCAatataacaaaataaaatgtgtgaAAAAGAAAAGATATTCGCCCCACCTACATGTAGGTACGGATCCAGCAAAGTGTCCACTCCTACAAACATACAATCATGAAGTTACAAATGCTGACCACCATTGTTCACTAGACATTTTCACTAGACATAAACAGCCAACTGTTTTCACAGGAGTCAGAAGACCACACAGAATACTTGCTGGATTCAAGAGAGTACAACCTTTGATGACTACGTACTACAtgcctggatgtgtgtgtgtgtgtgtgtgtttgtttcattgataaCAAAGCATGCTGTAAAGGACACATTGCAAACAACTACAATCGTATTTCTGTTGTGTTGCTTGTGTGTTTTCATTGTCCACCTTCAAGTCTCTTTGGGCCTGCCTATAACTTCTCAACAAACCAGAAAACCTTGCTGTATATTCCGTAATGAATTAGTTGATTTTAGACAAGAGATAAGGAAATAAAAGCCATGCTTTCTGCATGTCTCACAACTGGACATAAAAAAAGAAGTGAACAAATACAATTAATCAAATTAAATATGGCAAAATGTTTAATGCGTGATTATTAAAACAAATTTTTCATTGTGGAATTTTGTCTGACCAAAATGTTGTACTTTAGTAACAGCGAGGTAATTTGTTGTAAAAAATATATGCACCTTCATGGACTGACTGGGCCACGTGACCGTTTTGACAGCCGCAGAGCAGTCTGTCACATGACTGGTAGTATTTTAGAACTTGTGTTGTGTTCAGCTGGCTACTGAACCAATGACCGAGTACAGCTACTCAATAGAAAACCTCTCAGAGGATACATTCATTCTCAACAGAAAGCCTCGTTTTACTCGGTGGAAATGTCTGATGTTAGATTAAGACGTAATGAAATATGTTACGTgactttactttttttcttGAATGTACACACGGTGATAGGTGTGTGGCCAAAGCCACAAATTGTAGCCACATCGATGGAACAATATTCATTGAATCCAGGAAACTTCAAATTTCAGTATGCTAGTAATTCAGCCGCCCAGTTGGGATGTTCAGTGCTGGATGCCGCCTTCAAACGATATTACTCGTTAATTTTTCCAGATTACAATGCAGGTAGGCCTGCTGATCATTTCAATAAATCCTAATAACGTTATTTTACACAGACTGTTAGTATTGCGGAGCTACACAATGGTGACCTGTCGTTTTGTTCTCGGCATGGTGTTTGGCCTATAGGTACATCAATGGGCATTGTAGAGCATGCATGCATGGCATGTAAAGTCATTCAATCACCTGCTCCAGAAATCTTTTCTCAGTGAACTGCAACATGACTGCATGTTTGTAAATAACTGTCTCTTCTGTTTGGTATAGGGCCACGAGACAGACACCATCTTTTCGAAGCAAAACCATATCTCCTTTATATCCATGTAACCCAGGGAGGCTGTGAGAGCTACCCAAATCCAGAGTCCTCAGAAAGTTGTAAGTGTTGAAAAACACTTTTCATTATTGGCCTACTTTTCAGCTTGTTGATTTGGGCCATTTCCTCTGCAATGACTGACATTACAGCCTTTACATTGGATCTGCATCTGGACCCTTCAGAGAGTTTACGACAGCAACCAAGtaaaaataacattctggaCACTCCACTGACTGCACTTGTAAATTACACTAAAAAGTTGTAACCTTTACCTTTAGTCTGTAAGCTTTATGAACTCACTTCTTCAGAATGTGATTAGTTTACTTATTGAAACCTTCAGGCAGGTTATCATCTTTGAGTCTTACTGTACTTGGTCTCCTGTCCCAGATAAGCTGAATGTTTCTACAAACCAAGCAGAACTGAGGACAGAAACTGTGTGGGGGGCCCTGAGAggtattgttttttaaatatgtttacTGATACATCTGTCATGACTATATAATACAATTTGTGACCATAATGCTGTTTTTGATTGACGCAGGGCTGGAAACCTTCAGCCAGCTGGTGTATCAGGATGACTTGGGTACAGTAAGTAATGCAGAATCATATTTTGGTAAATAGGTTTGGTTTGTTTGGAAATGTACAAATAAaggttttttgtttctttttaatttatttagtaCTTTGTGAACAAGACTGAAATAGAGGATTTCCCCAGGTTTCAGTTCCGTGGGATACTGTTGGACACATCTCGTCACTATTTACCAGTAGAGGCCATCTTAAAGACACTGGTTCGTACTTCTGAAGACCACTATCAGACTGACTCATTGTGATTAGGGAGACTTACACTAATGGTCTGTTAATGTTGTCTTTGTTTAGGATGCCATGTCCTACAGTAAGTTCAATGTGTTTCACTGGCACATTGTTGATGACCCTTCCTTCCCGTACCAGAGTCGTACCTTTTCTGACCTTAGCAACAAGGTTAGTTTACCTACCTTTAGTTTACCTAACCcttccacctaggttagaataggttatagggttgtaatgggttttatgtgcatttagggttagtatagtgtactatttattgctatctgtatatttaggaagtttcatttatttaagctcagcatagatgtaaattatgttctgtgtacttatatgttatgttatgccaggtgcttgcgttgtcttgtcttaagaatttcagcgcccagtctgaccttgtgttgttctgtgtacctgacaaataaaagacttgaacttgaactacctTGTAATAATTGTGGGCTTCAAAAACCTGTATCAAGTGTTGTTAAATAACTAGTGTTTCACACCACCCTTCCCATTCCTAATCATCCACAGGGAAATGTCTGTAGTCAGTGTCTATCAGTAAGGTGTACTGGTAGTCATGAACTGTTTAAACAGATTTTCATAATTTTGGTTTAGGGGGCTTTCCACCCAATGACTCATGTGTACACACAGACGGATGTGAGGAGGGTGATCTCACACGCCAGACTACGGGGAATCAGAGTCTTGCCTGAGTTTGACTCACCAGGCCACACCCAGTCCTGGGGTAAAGGTAAAGTAcaacctacagtacagtaaaataTCATATCTTTGATTAAATGTAATTACATGTAAATAAAAACTCCTCTTAAATCATGCATctcaacaaaataaaatgctacATCTTGTGAAAATGTAGTGCTTATAATGACTTGAATGTGACCTTTTCTGTTATTTCACCCACCACCCCTTGACCTCCCCCAGGTCAGCCTGGTCTCCTGACCCCCTGCTACAGGGGGATTACTCCTTCTGGAACATTCGGTCCAGTCAACCCAGCAACAGGCTCCACCTATAAGTTCATGACACGTTTGTTTAAGGAAGTGGCCTCTGTCTTTCCTGATTCTTACATTCACCTAGGAGGGGATGAGGTTGACTTCACCTGCTGGTAGGTTACGGTTTACTGTAGCATGATGTGTTTTGTATTACATTAGGTCTTCATGTTGGGCTGTTATTCGAAAATGTTTCCTATAGGAAATCCAACCCTGACGTCAGGCAGTTCATGCAGAAAATGGGTTTTGGAAATTATTTCACCAAACTAGAGTCCTTCTATATGGAGAAGTAAGTCACGGAGAACTATCTGAAAAACCTTTGGAATGTTTTCTAAATATAATGCTTTATAAACAGTAGTATTTCATCGTTAGCCTAAATTGTTGAAAGGATGGGGTTGGACTACTGGCTTTTGGTTGGTTTTCCATGTCAAAACAGATTAAACATGTCATTTATTATCTACTGTCAAATAATGAGAAAAGGTTAGTAATAAAAGTAATGTGAAAATATTTCGGACGGATAACAAAACATCCATCCATGATCTCTCTCTAAAATGTAGAAAGACATCCCTTATATGTGCCCTTATATGTGTGTATGACATTGTTTTACGTCTTGTGTTTCTAGCATCGTGAACATCACTTCAATGCTCAACAGGACAGCAATTGTTTGGCAAGATGTATTTGACCATCATGAAAGAGTAAGTATAAAGCCTAGTCCGACAAAAAAGCAATTCACGACCTGTGCTTTCTACATAGGATGTTCCCCAAACCAGCTAGTTCTTATGACACAATTACATTTGGACCCCCTTGTATATTGTGACTGACAGCTGTagttatgttttattttgcatATTTGTGTCTTCTGACGGGTTGTTTTCCAGTGCAGCTCCCAGgcagtggtggaggtgtggaagggggggtgtTACCTGTGTGATTTACGCAGGGTGACTAAAGCCGGACTGAGAGTGATCTTAGCCACTCCCTGGTATCTGGACCAACCAGGACCCACTCATGACTGGGCACGCTACTACACTGTGTGGCCTCTAGCCTTCAAGGGTCAGAACCTGGGTGCTCTGGAAATGTTGcagtttgaagaaaaaaaaaatgtttgctgtGTTTTTGATATTCATGTTTCAGCTGAATCCAAAGGGTTACTGAAGTCTTAGTTTGTCTTCTTAACACCCAGGGGTCTGTAACATTCCCAGAGATACAATCTCTTAACCACTAGGTGGCACAACACACTAGTCACAAATGCAATTCCAAATTTTAATGGGCCACCACATCCTTTCATTTTACTGTCCAAAATAGATTTTAAATACAGAGTCACGCTGTGAAATTGTACCACCAGTGTAAACATTGCGGTAAGAAGCCAAGTGACTTCGAAACATGACAGCAGAGCAACACGCCCCCCAAAACACCCTTCCTGAGCTTTCCAACCAGTTGGAGCAGTGCAGAGGTGGACGCCATTTTATTTGTTACCCTGCTCAGATCCCTAAGGACACAGTTCTGCACATCTGGAAGGGCACCCCTGCCCAGTACCGGGAGGAGCTGAGCAGGATCACCAAGactgggcacggggtcctgctGGCTGCCCCCTGGTACCTTAACCACATCAGCTACGGCCAGGACTGGCACAGTGCCTACACCGTGCAGCCACTGAacttctctggtgtgtgtgcagggccaTGTTAACACTGACATATGTACTAGCTTTTTGCACAATATGCTGAAGCATGGCTTTTGTTTTGGAAACCCATCCCCCCCTGTAATACAGATCTTTAGGAATGGTATTGTATGAGTCACATggatgtgctgtgctgtgctatgCTGTGTTGTTTGCAGTCTGAGTGCTGGTTCTAGTGTGTTCTTCCCCCGCTCTCATCATGAGATTGTGTTTACTTCCCTCTCACAGGGACTGAAGAGCAGAAGAAGCTTGTGATTGGTGGAGAGGTCTGCATGTGGGGGGAATACGTAGACGCAACCAACCTCTCTCCACGCCTGTGGTAATGAAGAGTTAAGAAAATAAATAGAAATCCCTTACATTTCAGGCATTCATTCCcattaatgtttttgttgtgtgtttgtgttgcgcAGGCCCAGGGCCAGTGCTGCagcagagagactgtggagtGATGAGAAGCAGACCTCCAGTGTCACCCTGGCCTTCCCTCGTCTGAAGGAGTTCCGCTGCATGCTGTTACGGTAAGGCTGCTTGAGTTGCGGTTCATACGGCTGCGCAATGTTTTGATTGTGACCATTGCTAACGTCGAGCTGACATAAATTGTTTGTCACCTGTTATCTTTGTCCCCCGTCTAATGTCTCCCAAGGCTTCTACCCCTGCTTTACGCTTTCAATATTTCTCTCTTTTGAGGCGCGGTGTCCAGGCCGAGCCTTTGTTTGTTGGCCACTGCAGGCATGAGTACCAGGGTGTGTGATGAACAGAGCAGCTGGAACAGGAGTGTTCACTGAAAAGTCTCAGGGATCCAGTTGGAGCAAGGCTTCTACTGTCTGTATATCCTCATTGTTTTATTAAGTAATGCTTTCTCATTTTACATTGTGATGATTTAGATGCTGCGAATTGCGAGTCATGTACAGTATCATGTAGACAAAAAAAGGTTGGAAACAAGCTTTGTCTACAATTATGCCTTGGATTATTTTCAGCCTCTATTTAACATCATAAGATAAACAATATTATTTATATGAATTTACTTCTATTTGAGTTTTCATTGACCTACACTCACTGGTATGTACATAAGTCGACTGCATTATTGAACAATAAAGACCAACCCATGTTGTAATAACGTCAGTATGAATTATTTTCACCTCACCATCTCTATGGAGATGTATCATCCACAACGAGCTGCCAAGTACTTGGTCAGCAGTAACATGGTATTATTGCTAAGTCGTTCTAATTTTTAATTGACTTGTTGAATTGAGCCGGCCAGTCTTTGATATAGACTGAGACAATTGATTTTCTCATTGTGTGGATTATCCTAGGGGCAGCAGATGGCAGGGTTGTGGTAATCTCTGGTGGTCGTAGTGCTGACGCCTCAATTTAGAATGCTGGCTCCCCCTCAGCTTTTCTGACCAAGTGGTCACTGAGTAACCAGAGGAAACCCCCATAGTATCATGGCAGCTACAGTACAGCATGGCATCATTTAGAAGTAGAGCAGTGAAAAGGCCACAGGCACGAACAGGAGGAATACACTTAGGGTTTATAATTGACTACTTCAACTGAAAATGCAGTGACATTGCAGTGTACCTGCATGTATGCCATAAAGTGTCAACGTGAATCTACTTTATTCTGTATCAGGTTCAGACAAGCCCCACAGCCTCTTAAAAAATTAATCTCACTCTTTGACAATAGCTGACATTCAAAGAGATTATGCATAAAGCTGCTTAAGTGTATGGAGTTGTGAACTTGTGCCTTCAAGGGCATTTACCCAAGGACAAGCAAGGGAGTTTGTCAAAAGGTTCCAGTACATGCATGTATTCTGCAAGATATCAGTCTTCGTAAATATTCCCATAGACATTTGGTGATGGTTTAATGTAATTGTACTATTGTAGGTAATGTTTTTAATTATCTATATTTTGAGTTGTATTAATAGTTTGTACAATACTGTATGTGGAAAGAACATAAAGTcatcataatcaaaaaaacatacTGTAGATCGTAGGACATGCCAGAGATTATTGGTTGTATTTTATCTTGAGCATGACGTGTTGATTTGTTTAACCCCTTTACTCATCGGACAATCTCTGGGAGAAACACAATTATATACAGgtagaatatatatattatacaaACATCTAATCTCTCTCtatgtatatatttgttattCTAAGATATGTTTTTAACCTTTTTGGACAGAGAAAGTAACAGAATACACAGTAaatgtaggggagagagagagtggaagacaTGCAGAAGTGGACCGAACTGGAATCACTGTGGTATAGGCCTCAACCGATCTGTGCTTCACCTGGCAAGCCAACAGGGCATCCATGCAGCTACAGTATTGTTGACTGTCTGCAGTCTAAGCTCTGGTCTGGGGACACGATTGATTAGCTTTACCCTGACGCGCAGGTAAGAAGCTAATCCACACCGTTCTTGTACCTGGCTCAGGTTTTAACACCTGGGTTATGTAACAGTGAAATGGACACTATGTGCGAAATAAATCTCCAGATCTGACAAAAGGTGTTTGGATTAATAGTCATGAACAattacagtaacacacacacacacatacaacatctAAGATTCCTTGCTTGAAAATGTAACTGACTATCCTAATACAGTGTGGATGAAAATGGTGATGTCTCCCAAGTTTCAAGCAACCACAGACGACGAGCTCAGAGGTCAAATGGCTCCGTCTAGCTGCCCAGACAAACCCCCTACTAACCAGAACATCTAATCTCTTTACACACCAGTTTAGTCTAACAGAAAGAGTTCTGTTCTGACCTCAAAGCAGTCGTCCTTAGCAATCGTCTGTTCTGCAACAGAAACAACAGCCATTGTATCATCCAAGGTCAGTGGAGAGGATAGAAAAAGCGTGTGTTGTTCTTTGTGACTCCCGCACTGTGTAATACCTTAATAAGATAAAACCACAAATCAAAGAAAAACCAAATCACTGACTTCAGGCCACTAATTACCATCAAATCACACACGGGTCACTAATTAGGCAGACAGGGATCCAGAGAGCAGCCACCATATGGCAGAAGAATAGACTTAAGGGTCAACTCCTTACTGCTCTTTCAATCTCACAGCTAATTGTGTTTCTTCTCATCACCCCCTCCCAGGACAGACCCCTCTAAAGTAGAACGTGTTTCATGGTGGTGTAAGCTACTTAGTTGATTTGGGATGGTTGTATCTTTCCCTGGCCACATGGTGTAGTGCAGCCAAACAGCTTCTTGTGTCATTAGCAGGACCAAAACAAGACCCAGTCAATAAAAATGATTTAACCATGAATAATATAATGTGATCATTGGACAATTTTGCTGAGTTTAATTGAGATATCTTAAAATTATTTACACAAGAAGCTGAACTGCATAGGATAATAAGAATACATCCCGTTTCCATTTAGAAAACCTAAATTGGGATTTGCCAAAAATATAACAACATCCTTTTCTAGATTACCAGTCCTCTAAATGTACTCAGGATGCTATACCAAGTAACAGTAGACACATGGCTTGTGAGATCCTAAGATTAACATGACTCACATGGAAAGAAATGGATTAGTTGATGAACCAGTCTGACTCTGATCCTCATACCAGATGACTAACagagaagaaaaacacattGTTATAAGGGGAGAAGTTTGTTGTATTTGTTGAGTACAATACAATTACTGTTGTAAGATTAGATTGATGAAGGACATAAACACACCAACATCATTTTACTTTGTTGACAACACCCCAAAGAAAATGGAGACATTGGTTGCAAATCAATACTGTACTCCTTTTAACATTCTTTCAAATAATTTTCAATCTTTTAACACATAGTTTTCACTAAAGAGGCGTGACTGATTGATTTGCACGTAGATGGACAGTAAAGATTAAGAGGATAACAAACACGCATTTGCTTACACAGCAACTGGTGCTAATCTCCTTGTCTTCCAATGGGGATCCCCCAGAGGACAGAGACTCACAACCTCAGTCTGACTCAGACAGATGGATAGAAGAAGAGCTAGCAGACTATCTCCTGCCCTGACTGCTCACAGCACCATACCTGCCAGGGGACCATAGCTTGTATTTCCCAGTTCAAACAAGATAAAAAGCCTTTGATGGAGGATTTCCACTGGATATCTAAGTGATTGGACTGGTCTGTGTCGGTAAATACATAGCTAGAGCTCCACAAGTCTCAACTTGGGGACAACAAGACCTGAAAAGAACATCCTTTCGGCCAAACGCCTGGACAGAAGTTCAATCTCTGAAGACAACACAAATTAAACAGGTGCTTTGGTGTGGAGCTTGGAAGGAATACAGCTCACTGGCTTCGATGATGGATAAACACCTGCCGAAGATAACCATGCGCCCCTCTATCGTGGACTCTTCAGGACAATCCACTTCGGACAACACTCAACCAGGCAAGCCACTAAAATACAAAAAGAAAATAGGGACCTAAAGATTAGACGTTCTGTACACGAGTACCAATAATCGGATTTTCATCACGTCTAAATCATACCTTGTAAATAGGTTGAGTCAATACCATGTGACCGGGTCATGAACAGATATCATAATGTAAAGATTGTGCTTTGTGTCGACAGCAAGAAGTCCAGTTCCAGGGAAAGCCCTGGGCCTAGGCCTGTTGTGTAAAGTGTGTTCTGACACAAGCAGCGGGAAACACTACGGCATATATGCCTGCAACGGCTGCAGTGGCTTCTTCAAGCGGAGTGTCAGGCGCAGGCTCATCTACAGGTGAGGACGATCCATAACACggccttttttttctctgtgaAAATCCTCACGTAATCCATGTAATTAAGTCTTTAGAAATGTTAACACTTTTGAATGGTTGCCTCACAGGTGTCAAGCAGGCACAGGCATGTGTCCTGTCGACAGGGCCCATCGCAACCAGTGTCAAGCATGTCGACTGAAGAGATGCCTCCAAGCTGGCATGAACAAAGATGGTGAAGAAaggcaaaaacaaaaaaatcaaccAGCCGCATGTCAAAA
Proteins encoded in this region:
- the hexa gene encoding beta-hexosaminidase subunit alpha isoform X1, encoding MSDVRLRRNEICYVTLLFFLNVHTVIGVWPKPQIVATSMEQYSLNPGNFKFQYASNSAAQLGCSVLDAAFKRYYSLIFPDYNAGPRDRHHLFEAKPYLLYIHVTQGGCESYPNPESSESYKLNVSTNQAELRTETVWGALRGLETFSQLVYQDDLGTYFVNKTEIEDFPRFQFRGILLDTSRHYLPVEAILKTLDAMSYSKFNVFHWHIVDDPSFPYQSRTFSDLSNKGAFHPMTHVYTQTDVRRVISHARLRGIRVLPEFDSPGHTQSWGKGQPGLLTPCYRGITPSGTFGPVNPATGSTYKFMTRLFKEVASVFPDSYIHLGGDEVDFTCWKSNPDVRQFMQKMGFGNYFTKLESFYMENIVNITSMLNRTAIVWQDVFDHHERIPKDTVLHIWKGTPAQYREELSRITKTGHGVLLAAPWYLNHISYGQDWHSAYTVQPLNFSGTEEQKKLVIGGEVCMWGEYVDATNLSPRLWPRASAAAERLWSDEKQTSSVTLAFPRLKEFRCMLLRPSLCLLATAGMSTRVCDEQSSWNRSVH
- the hexa gene encoding beta-hexosaminidase subunit alpha isoform X3, whose amino-acid sequence is MSDVRLRRNEICYVTLLFFLNVHTVIGVWPKPQIVATSMEQYSLNPGNFKFQYASNSAAQLGCSVLDAAFKRYYSLIFPDYNAGPRDRHHLFEAKPYLLYIHVTQGGCESYPNPESSESYKLNVSTNQAELRTETVWGALRGLETFSQLVYQDDLGTYFVNKTEIEDFPRFQFRGILLDTSRHYLPVEAILKTLDAMSYSKFNVFHWHIVDDPSFPYQSRTFSDLSNKGAFHPMTHVYTQTDVRRVISHARLRGIRVLPEFDSPGHTQSWGKGQPGLLTPCYRGITPSGTFGPVNPATGSTYKFMTRLFKEVASVFPDSYIHLGGDEVDFTCCIVNITSMLNRTAIVWQDVFDHHERIPKDTVLHIWKGTPAQYREELSRITKTGHGVLLAAPWYLNHISYGQDWHSAYTVQPLNFSGTEEQKKLVIGGEVCMWGEYVDATNLSPRLWPRASAAAERLWSDEKQTSSVTLAFPRLKEFRCMLLRPSLCLLATAGMSTRVCDEQSSWNRSVH
- the hexa gene encoding beta-hexosaminidase subunit alpha isoform X4 translates to MSDVRLRRNEICYVTLLFFLNVHTVIGVWPKPQIVATSMEQYSLNPGNFKFQYASNSAAQLGCSVLDAAFKRYYSLIFPDYNAGPRDRHHLFEAKPYLLYIHVTQGGCESYPNPESSESYKLNVSTNQAELRTETVWGALRGLETFSQLVYQDDLGTYFVNKTEIEDFPRFQFRGILLDTSRHYLPVEAILKTLDAMSYSKFNVFHWHIVDDPSFPYQSRTFSDLSNKGAFHPMTHVYTQTDVRRVISHARLRGIRVLPEFDSPGHTQSWGKGQPGLLTPCYRGITPSGTFGPVNPATGSTYKFMTRLFKEVASVFPDSYIHLGGDEVDFTCWKSNPDVRQFMQKMGFGNYFTKLESFYMENIVNITSMLNRTAIVWQDVFDHHERCSSQAVVEVWKGGCYLCDLRRVTKAGLRVILATPWYLDQPGPTHDWARYYTVWPLAFKGQNLGALEMLQFEEKKNVCCVFDIHVSAESKGLLKS
- the hexa gene encoding beta-hexosaminidase subunit alpha isoform X2, which translates into the protein MSDVRLRRNEICYVTLLFFLNVHTVIGVWPKPQIVATSMEQYSLNPGNFKFQYASNSAAQLGCSVLDAAFKRYYSLIFPDYNAGPRDRHHLFEAKPYLLYIHVTQGGCESYPNPESSESYKLNVSTNQAELRTETVWGALRGLETFSQLVYQDDLGTYFVNKTEIEDFPRFQFRGILLDTSRHYLPVEAILKTLDAMSYSKFNVFHWHIVDDPSFPYQSRTFSDLSNKGAFHPMTHVYTQTDVRRVISHARLRGIRVLPEFDSPGHTQSWGKGQPGLLTPCYRGITPSGTFGPVNPATGSTYKFMTRLFKEVASVFPDSYIHLGGDEVDFTCWKSNPDVRQFMQKMGFGNYFTKLESFYMENIVNITSMLNRTAIVWQDVFDHHERIPKDTVLHIWKGTPAQYREELSRITKTGHGVLLAAPWYLNHISYGQDWHSAYTVQPLNFSGTEEQKKLVIGGEVCMWGEYVDATNLSPRLWPRASAAAERLWSDEKQTSSVTLAFPRLKEFRCMLLRRGVQAEPLFVGHCRHEYQGV